In Devosia litorisediminis, one genomic interval encodes:
- a CDS encoding polysaccharide deacetylase family protein — translation MSAKYAVIRTMFELIWLSGLPGLLRRLSQSRGVIFTLHRVLPDTPADFSPNAILQVEPSFLEYVIERLRDLDIDIVSMDEALERLAAPKKGRPFVVLTFDDAYKDNLKYALPILRRQEAPFTLYVPTALVDGVGELWWQAIEDIISRQQAIAMTVDGETDYVDTRTTSQKQAAFDTLYWQMRKMPEDERIALLRKFAAAYGYDLDQQCRDLIMDWPELRHFAGESLCTIGAHTVHHYELAKLPLDQARNEINKSAEILHAQFGQRPAHFSYPLGGPLSAGAREFALARESGFSSAVTTRPGGLYKRHAQDPFALPRVSLNGYFQSRRYVDVFATGAIFSLMGKLTG, via the coding sequence ATGTCCGCCAAGTATGCGGTTATCCGCACCATGTTCGAGCTGATCTGGCTGTCCGGATTGCCAGGTCTGCTGCGCAGGCTGTCGCAGTCGCGGGGGGTGATCTTCACCCTGCATCGCGTCTTGCCCGATACCCCGGCAGATTTCTCGCCTAACGCCATACTGCAGGTCGAGCCTAGCTTTCTTGAATATGTCATTGAACGCCTGCGCGATCTCGATATCGACATTGTCAGCATGGATGAGGCGCTGGAGCGCCTCGCGGCACCCAAAAAGGGGCGGCCCTTCGTCGTTCTGACATTCGACGATGCCTATAAGGACAACCTGAAATACGCGCTGCCCATCCTGCGGCGCCAGGAAGCCCCGTTCACCCTCTATGTTCCGACTGCACTGGTCGATGGGGTGGGCGAGCTTTGGTGGCAGGCCATTGAGGACATCATCAGCCGCCAACAGGCGATTGCCATGACGGTGGATGGCGAGACCGACTATGTCGACACCCGCACCACCAGCCAGAAGCAGGCGGCCTTTGACACGCTCTACTGGCAGATGCGCAAGATGCCCGAAGACGAGCGCATCGCGCTGCTGCGCAAATTCGCCGCCGCCTATGGCTATGATCTGGATCAGCAGTGCCGTGACCTGATCATGGACTGGCCCGAACTGCGCCATTTTGCCGGCGAGTCGCTGTGCACCATCGGTGCCCATACCGTCCATCATTACGAACTGGCCAAACTGCCGCTTGATCAGGCGCGCAACGAAATCAACAAATCGGCAGAAATCCTGCACGCCCAGTTCGGCCAGCGGCCGGCGCACTTCTCCTACCCCTTGGGCGGGCCGCTCTCGGCGGGGGCACGCGAGTTCGCACTGGCGCGGGAATCGGGTTTCTCATCGGCCGTCACCACACGGCCCGGCGGGCTCTACAAGCGTCATGCCCAGGACCCGTTCGCGCTGCCGCGCGTATCGCTCAACGGCTATTTCCAGTCGCGTCGCTATGTCGATGTCTTTGCGACGGGCGCGATCTTCTCGCTGATGGGCAAGCTGACCGGCTGA
- a CDS encoding GumC family protein → MTYESPAVRDARIDVAAVLGAVVRRLPRIILVTLVLLAVTFAVLLFVPRLYESSASILVEARSNVYSLASNEVAPVSSGTDAGVVSSQIELIQSRDTLLKVIDELDLRSVPEFNGSTNSGLSPISIITQLLGRKATPVSIDETVLKNLNKALTVVQERDSRLISVLVRSTDPQRAADIANAVANAHVARRAQLSLSDTAEATSWLRAEIERLRGVVKEAETAVASFKVDNDLFTGSNNTSLLDQQLSAVATQINAAQERKNTALSRAQMIRGMLERGQSIEGVTDVRDSVVIQRLSEDKATLQAEKAQRSATLLSSHPTIRALTAQINELDNQIALEGRRVANALEAEAQIEADLETSLKADLTSAKVSASTATQDTVTLDGLQREAKAQRDLLEGYLQRYNEAFSRTETSSALPDVRVVSLAAPSVSPASPKTALILMAVGIVALATQIGLIVFTELMSGRAIIEGSAPVRAQDELDEVPFSEAELEPDQQFEVPAGDQLDDAVTDEAAEPVFDQEVVAHADAVETVGPLAAMEPVATDEFGETADLVEPVWQQPVWDEPAAVNKPASSHEDLIRALAAEDVVEVAPAKPVVDAMPATAATIAPPADEAIPGLISMSELTGDLVLGRSHLVLLAAHRSHGECEAVAEEIVADALARGLSVALVDAGSTRIGDDVGLTDLSMDVASFGEVVHKSADNSFAEIPWGTGRSIARKSSKPATLIEALGDIYEVVVLLTGRVGMNSTLPMFAGLNGRVVLVADAKDDSTAVADTRTQLIEAGFDTVEVAQGATRVAA, encoded by the coding sequence ATGACCTATGAGTCACCAGCCGTGCGCGACGCGCGGATCGACGTTGCCGCAGTGCTTGGTGCTGTTGTGCGGCGTCTGCCGCGCATCATTCTGGTCACTCTGGTTCTTCTGGCAGTCACCTTCGCTGTGCTGTTGTTCGTGCCGCGTCTTTATGAGTCCTCTGCATCCATTCTGGTTGAAGCGCGCAGCAACGTGTATTCGCTTGCGTCCAACGAGGTGGCGCCTGTTTCCTCCGGCACCGATGCCGGGGTGGTATCCAGTCAGATCGAACTGATCCAGTCGCGCGACACGCTGCTCAAGGTGATCGACGAATTGGATCTCCGCTCGGTGCCCGAGTTCAATGGTTCCACCAATAGCGGGCTGTCGCCCATCAGCATCATCACCCAGCTCCTGGGTCGCAAGGCGACCCCGGTGAGCATTGATGAGACGGTGCTGAAAAATCTCAACAAGGCCCTGACCGTTGTTCAGGAGCGCGATTCCCGTCTGATCTCGGTGCTGGTGCGTTCGACCGATCCACAGCGCGCTGCCGATATCGCCAACGCCGTCGCCAATGCCCATGTCGCCCGTCGTGCCCAGCTCTCCCTGTCGGATACGGCCGAGGCCACCAGCTGGCTGCGCGCCGAGATCGAGCGTCTGCGCGGGGTAGTCAAAGAGGCCGAAACGGCTGTCGCCAGTTTCAAGGTCGACAATGATCTCTTCACTGGCAGCAATAATACCAGCCTGCTCGATCAGCAGCTCTCGGCTGTCGCCACCCAGATCAATGCCGCCCAGGAGCGCAAGAACACCGCTCTGTCGCGTGCTCAGATGATCCGCGGCATGCTTGAGCGCGGCCAGTCCATTGAGGGCGTGACCGATGTCCGCGATTCCGTGGTTATCCAGCGCCTGAGCGAAGATAAGGCCACCCTGCAGGCCGAGAAGGCCCAGCGTTCGGCAACCCTGCTGTCCAGTCACCCCACCATTCGGGCGCTGACCGCACAGATCAACGAGCTCGACAATCAGATCGCTCTGGAAGGCCGGCGCGTCGCCAATGCACTCGAAGCCGAAGCCCAGATCGAAGCGGATCTGGAAACCTCCCTCAAGGCTGACTTGACGAGCGCCAAGGTCTCCGCATCCACCGCGACGCAGGATACTGTGACCCTTGATGGGCTGCAGCGCGAGGCCAAGGCGCAGCGCGATTTGCTCGAAGGCTACCTGCAGCGCTATAACGAGGCATTCTCGCGCACCGAGACCAGTTCGGCATTGCCTGATGTGCGCGTCGTCAGTCTTGCTGCGCCATCGGTATCGCCTGCTTCGCCAAAGACTGCCCTGATCCTGATGGCGGTTGGCATTGTCGCCCTTGCTACCCAGATCGGCCTGATCGTCTTCACCGAACTGATGTCGGGGCGTGCAATCATTGAGGGCAGTGCGCCGGTTCGGGCGCAGGATGAACTCGACGAAGTGCCGTTCTCCGAAGCCGAGCTTGAGCCCGATCAGCAATTTGAGGTCCCGGCTGGGGATCAGTTGGATGATGCGGTTACTGACGAAGCCGCCGAGCCCGTCTTCGACCAGGAGGTCGTGGCTCATGCCGATGCTGTTGAGACCGTTGGGCCATTGGCTGCAATGGAGCCGGTTGCCACTGATGAATTCGGCGAGACAGCAGATTTGGTCGAGCCCGTCTGGCAGCAGCCTGTCTGGGATGAACCGGCGGCCGTCAACAAGCCTGCTTCAAGCCATGAAGACCTGATCCGTGCGCTGGCCGCTGAAGACGTTGTCGAAGTCGCACCGGCCAAGCCTGTTGTTGACGCCATGCCAGCAACGGCAGCTACCATTGCGCCCCCAGCCGATGAGGCCATTCCGGGCTTGATCAGCATGAGTGAGCTGACCGGCGATCTGGTGCTGGGCCGCTCCCATCTGGTGCTGCTGGCCGCGCATCGCTCGCACGGTGAATGTGAAGCCGTGGCCGAAGAGATTGTTGCTGACGCCCTGGCGCGCGGCCTGAGCGTAGCCCTGGTCGATGCCGGCAGTACCCGCATCGGCGATGACGTGGGACTGACGGATTTGAGCATGGATGTCGCCAGCTTCGGTGAAGTCGTGCACAAGTCTGCCGACAACAGCTTCGCCGAAATCCCCTGGGGTACAGGCCGCTCAATCGCACGCAAATCCAGCAAGCCCGCAACGCTGATCGAGGCCTTGGGCGACATTTATGAGGTCGTGGTGCTGCTCACGGGACGGGTTGGCATGAACTCAACCCTGCCCATGTTTGCCGGGCTCAACGGTCGCGTGGTGCTGGTGGCAGATGCCAAGGACGACAGCACTGCCGTCGCCGATACGCGCACGCAACTGATCGAAGCAGGCTTCGACACCGTTGAAGTTGCACAGGGGGCGACCCGCGTCGCCGCCTGA
- a CDS encoding polysaccharide biosynthesis/export family protein, producing the protein MRWLPLLTIVLMLPLAACATTRPATYLVETRGPYDLDTGDTVRVTVYGDAELTGSYKVDDSGAVAFPLVGPVQVRGTTTKMAAASIASALANGYMRNPDVAVEVAEYRPFFIQGEIGAAGQFPYVYGMTVRAAISTAGGFTDTANRSNAVVYRRQGGEMVKGTVSLDFPIYPGDTIVITERWF; encoded by the coding sequence ATGCGTTGGTTACCCCTGCTCACCATTGTTCTGATGCTGCCGCTGGCGGCATGCGCAACGACGCGCCCGGCAACCTATCTGGTGGAAACCCGAGGCCCGTATGACCTCGACACCGGCGACACGGTCAGGGTCACGGTCTATGGCGACGCCGAACTCACCGGCTCCTACAAGGTCGACGACAGTGGCGCGGTGGCGTTCCCGCTGGTTGGCCCGGTTCAGGTGCGCGGCACCACCACCAAAATGGCAGCAGCCAGCATCGCTTCGGCATTGGCCAATGGCTATATGCGCAACCCGGACGTAGCCGTGGAAGTCGCCGAATACCGACCGTTCTTTATTCAAGGCGAAATCGGCGCTGCCGGTCAGTTCCCCTATGTCTATGGCATGACAGTGCGCGCCGCGATCAGCACAGCGGGCGGTTTCACAGACACCGCCAATCGCAGCAATGCCGTGGTGTATCGCCGCCAGGGCGGCGAGATGGTCAAGGGTACGGTCAGCCTAGATTTCCCGATCTATCCCGGCGACACCATCGTGATTACAGAACGCTGGTTCTGA
- a CDS encoding glycosyltransferase family 4 protein, which translates to MTAGKLRILQVMRAPVGGLFRHVADLTRELSGHGHSVGLVVDSLANDAQTESRLTELAPHVALGIHRFDMPRVLGRGDLITPLAVRKLAKSLDINVLHGHGAKGGFYARLARLGGSKAVAIYTPHGGVLHFDKSSASGRVFHMLERWLMGQTGAIVFESAYAQATYGGLIGAPTCPTRVIHNGLAADEFVPVPANADAADFVFVGELRDLKGIHVLIEALAGVRRADGSPATLVMAGDGSSRDALVAQINQLGLEARVSLIGAQPARPSFARGRIAVVPSLAESLPYIVLEAAAAQLPVIATRVGGIPEIYGPTSSSLIAANDAVALQGAMQAALDAPEATRQEAVQRAAYIAERFSLARMAGDIEALYAELTAPA; encoded by the coding sequence ATGACTGCTGGAAAGCTGCGCATTCTGCAGGTGATGCGGGCGCCAGTGGGCGGCTTGTTTCGCCACGTCGCCGACCTCACCCGAGAACTGAGTGGCCATGGGCACAGTGTTGGTCTGGTGGTCGACAGTCTGGCCAATGACGCGCAGACCGAAAGCCGGCTGACTGAACTGGCGCCGCATGTGGCGCTGGGCATCCATCGCTTTGATATGCCGCGCGTGCTGGGTCGGGGCGATCTGATCACGCCGCTGGCGGTGCGTAAACTGGCCAAATCACTCGACATCAACGTGCTGCACGGCCATGGCGCCAAAGGCGGCTTTTATGCCCGGCTGGCCCGTCTGGGCGGGAGCAAGGCTGTGGCCATCTATACACCGCATGGCGGCGTACTGCACTTTGACAAGTCCTCGGCATCAGGCCGGGTGTTCCACATGCTCGAGCGCTGGCTGATGGGCCAGACCGGGGCAATCGTGTTTGAAAGTGCCTATGCGCAGGCGACCTATGGCGGGCTGATCGGTGCGCCCACCTGCCCTACGCGGGTGATCCACAACGGGTTGGCCGCTGATGAATTCGTGCCAGTACCAGCCAATGCCGACGCCGCCGACTTCGTGTTCGTTGGCGAATTGCGCGACCTCAAGGGCATTCACGTTCTGATCGAAGCGCTCGCGGGCGTAAGGCGGGCCGACGGGTCACCGGCAACTCTGGTGATGGCCGGTGATGGCAGCAGCCGCGATGCGCTTGTCGCCCAGATCAACCAGCTTGGCCTTGAGGCACGCGTCAGCCTGATCGGGGCGCAGCCTGCCCGGCCCAGCTTTGCCCGCGGGCGGATTGCCGTGGTGCCATCGCTGGCCGAGTCCCTGCCCTATATCGTGCTGGAAGCGGCGGCGGCGCAATTACCGGTGATCGCGACACGGGTTGGCGGCATTCCCGAAATCTACGGCCCCACGTCATCAAGCCTGATTGCGGCCAACGATGCCGTGGCGCTGCAAGGCGCAATGCAGGCCGCGCTGGACGCCCCTGAGGCGACAAGGCAGGAAGCGGTGCAACGCGCCGCGTATATTGCCGAGCGCTTCTCGCTGGCGCGCATGGCTGGGGATATCGAGGCGCTTTACGCTGAACTGACCGCCCCAGCTTAA
- a CDS encoding undecaprenyl-phosphate glucose phosphotransferase, with translation MYRVDPKQALLEHANKQKAAGNADRELSPQAEAIIAAPAERIISGAVVVGVAQVVEALLLATLGYGIYAFYVELGQPTFYVPVILAACLLANVLFNAARAHRITAYRTIFNQLSRVLGGWTLVMVVLAVGIFFFKASDLFSRVWLAGWFVGGAVLLIGYRMGLRAMVMRWTQQGRLRRRTVIVGGGSDAETLIDQVRASASNDISLLGLFDDRIDNRSPESVAGVPKLGKVADLIEFARRTSVDLVIVSMPLSAEKRVLDMLTQLWVLPVDIRLSAHMSKLKFTNKAYSYVGDIAVFDMADRPISDWNLVFKWVFDKLVAITALALLSPVMIVTAIAIKLESKGPVFFRQKRHGFNNELISIYKFRSMRDDMADLTASRQVTRNDARVTRVGKFIRKTSIDELPQLFNVLKGELSIVGPRPHALQAKADNQLYYEAVEGYFARHRVKPGMTGWAQINGWRGETDTIDKIMQRVNHDLYYIEHWSILFDLYIVLMTPVSLVSKNENAY, from the coding sequence ATGTATCGTGTCGACCCCAAGCAGGCTCTGCTTGAACATGCAAATAAGCAAAAAGCGGCAGGCAATGCCGATCGTGAACTCTCGCCACAGGCGGAGGCCATCATCGCCGCACCGGCCGAACGGATCATATCCGGCGCCGTGGTGGTGGGTGTGGCCCAGGTGGTGGAAGCGCTGCTGCTGGCCACGCTGGGCTATGGGATCTACGCGTTCTACGTGGAACTGGGGCAGCCGACATTTTATGTCCCGGTGATCCTGGCGGCATGTCTGTTGGCCAATGTGCTGTTCAACGCGGCGCGTGCCCATCGCATCACGGCCTATCGCACCATTTTCAACCAGCTCAGCCGCGTGCTGGGCGGATGGACCCTCGTGATGGTGGTACTGGCCGTGGGCATCTTCTTTTTCAAAGCAAGCGACCTGTTTTCGCGGGTCTGGCTGGCGGGCTGGTTTGTCGGCGGCGCCGTTCTGCTGATTGGCTATCGCATGGGGCTGCGCGCCATGGTGATGCGCTGGACCCAGCAGGGCCGACTGCGGCGGCGTACGGTTATTGTTGGCGGCGGCAGCGATGCCGAAACGCTGATCGACCAGGTGCGTGCCAGTGCCAGCAACGACATTTCGCTGCTGGGCCTGTTCGATGACCGCATCGACAATCGTTCGCCCGAGAGCGTGGCGGGCGTGCCCAAGCTGGGCAAGGTCGCCGACCTGATCGAATTTGCCCGTCGCACCTCGGTTGATCTGGTGATCGTGTCGATGCCGTTATCGGCCGAAAAGCGCGTGCTCGACATGCTGACCCAGCTCTGGGTGCTGCCGGTCGACATTCGGCTATCGGCACATATGAGCAAGCTCAAATTCACCAACAAGGCCTATTCCTATGTTGGCGACATCGCCGTGTTCGACATGGCCGACCGGCCGATTTCGGACTGGAACCTGGTGTTCAAATGGGTGTTCGACAAGCTGGTGGCGATCACCGCGCTGGCGCTGCTGTCGCCGGTCATGATCGTCACAGCCATTGCGATCAAGCTCGAGAGCAAGGGGCCGGTGTTCTTCCGGCAGAAGCGACACGGCTTCAACAATGAGCTGATCAGCATCTACAAGTTCCGCTCGATGCGCGATGACATGGCTGATCTGACCGCGTCCCGGCAGGTGACCCGCAATGACGCGCGCGTCACCCGGGTCGGCAAGTTCATCCGCAAGACCTCGATCGACGAGCTGCCGCAGCTGTTCAACGTGCTCAAGGGCGAGTTGTCCATCGTTGGCCCGCGCCCGCATGCGCTGCAGGCCAAGGCCGACAATCAGCTATATTACGAGGCTGTGGAGGGCTATTTCGCCCGCCATCGCGTCAAGCCCGGCATGACCGGCTGGGCGCAGATCAATGGCTGGCGCGGGGAAACCGACACCATCGACAAGATCATGCAGCGCGTGAACCACGACCTGTATTATATCGAGCACTGGTCGATCCTGTTTGATCTCTACATCGTGCTGATGACGCCGGTGTCGCTGGTCTCCAAGAACGAGAATGCCTATTGA
- a CDS encoding O-antigen ligase family protein, whose amino-acid sequence MTQSGTMDGAGVTGSAGAGLAFVRGRAMSLLDMMVGIWIFTGGLVLFEPSPYELTFLVVLPLAFVAGMGIYRSTFGLLALLVAFTPFALVACFQVRFTPISDALIFSIVTIFLLLTSYFIANYVAGDTERRMRIVMRAYTAAAVICAIVGTLAYLRLIPGADIFLRYGRAKATFNDPNVYGPFLILPAMYALQRVLLGRGRMQFWAGAIYMVLFVGVFVSFSRAAWGHFAFSSIIVLGLCFVLEAAARDKVRIMIMSLLGAAMLVVALAGLLSIPSVQSLFEVRAAGQNYDSGATGRFGRQAYAFELALDNPLGLGPHEFANLRIREEPHNVYVSVMHVYGWGGGAMYYLLIILTLWRGTAALARPSPYRLMMIPLMGTFTMLVAESAIIDSDHWRHWYLIAGLILGISSAIKNDPRGSVARERMLI is encoded by the coding sequence TTGACCCAGAGCGGCACCATGGATGGCGCTGGCGTGACCGGCTCCGCCGGGGCGGGACTGGCGTTTGTTCGTGGCCGCGCCATGAGCCTGCTCGACATGATGGTGGGGATCTGGATCTTCACCGGCGGGCTGGTGCTGTTTGAGCCCTCGCCCTACGAGCTGACGTTTCTGGTCGTGCTACCGCTGGCCTTTGTGGCGGGCATGGGGATCTACCGCTCAACCTTTGGACTGCTGGCGCTGCTGGTGGCCTTTACGCCATTCGCGCTGGTGGCGTGTTTTCAAGTGCGCTTCACCCCGATCAGCGACGCGCTGATCTTTTCGATCGTCACCATCTTCCTGCTGCTGACCAGCTATTTCATCGCCAATTATGTCGCCGGAGACACCGAGCGCCGCATGCGCATCGTGATGCGCGCCTATACGGCGGCAGCGGTGATCTGCGCGATCGTGGGCACGCTGGCCTATCTGAGGCTGATACCGGGCGCTGATATCTTTCTGCGTTATGGTCGCGCCAAGGCGACTTTCAACGATCCTAATGTTTATGGCCCCTTCCTGATCCTGCCGGCCATGTATGCGCTGCAGCGTGTGCTGCTGGGGCGTGGTCGCATGCAGTTCTGGGCGGGGGCGATCTACATGGTGCTGTTCGTCGGCGTGTTCGTGAGCTTCTCGCGCGCGGCCTGGGGGCATTTTGCGTTTTCATCGATCATCGTGCTGGGACTGTGCTTCGTGCTTGAAGCGGCGGCACGCGACAAGGTGCGCATCATGATCATGTCGCTGCTGGGCGCAGCGATGCTGGTGGTGGCGCTGGCCGGGCTGCTCAGCATTCCCTCGGTGCAGTCGCTGTTCGAAGTCCGGGCGGCAGGACAGAACTATGATTCCGGCGCAACGGGGCGCTTTGGCCGACAGGCCTATGCGTTCGAACTGGCGCTGGACAATCCGCTGGGGCTGGGGCCGCACGAGTTCGCCAATCTGCGTATCCGTGAAGAACCGCACAATGTCTATGTGTCGGTGATGCACGTATATGGTTGGGGCGGCGGCGCGATGTATTACCTGCTGATCATTCTGACATTGTGGCGCGGCACAGCCGCTCTGGCACGCCCCTCCCCCTATCGGCTGATGATGATCCCGCTGATGGGAACGTTCACCATGCTGGTTGCAGAGTCGGCGATTATCGACAGCGATCACTGGCGCCACTGGTATCTCATCGCCGGGCTGATCTTGGGCATTTCCAGCGCGATCAAGAACGACCCACGGGGCAGCGTGGCGCGCGAGAGAATGCTGATCTAG
- a CDS encoding DMT family transporter, whose amino-acid sequence MTATTTGVRSQASVGIALMCVGVACLCVNDAIAKTLTQFYSPVQILFLRNLIALPIAALIAFKMGGAHALRSHRPAAHLLRGIVWLCAAVLFFSGLRYLELAEATILVFTAPAFITALSALVLKEQVGWRRWLAVLVGFVGVLVVVRPGPETFQAASLFPLATALFYALLMISSRWVDPRESMWTLMLYLVGAGALLSALITPFFWVTPMAEHIWLFIGIAVFGTAGITMMTQAFRFAPAAVVAPFDYTSLLWATLLGWLIWDEVPAETAYLGAAIIIGSSLFIILREQQVRA is encoded by the coding sequence ATGACAGCGACGACAACTGGCGTACGCTCGCAAGCGAGCGTGGGCATAGCCTTGATGTGTGTCGGGGTGGCGTGCCTGTGCGTGAATGACGCCATCGCCAAGACGCTGACGCAGTTTTACTCGCCCGTCCAGATCCTGTTCCTGCGCAATCTGATCGCCCTGCCGATTGCGGCGCTGATCGCCTTCAAGATGGGTGGGGCCCACGCCCTGCGCTCCCATCGTCCCGCAGCGCATCTGCTACGGGGGATCGTCTGGCTGTGTGCGGCGGTGCTGTTCTTCTCCGGCCTGCGCTATCTGGAGCTGGCCGAAGCGACCATTCTGGTGTTCACCGCCCCCGCCTTCATCACCGCGCTATCGGCGCTGGTGCTCAAGGAACAGGTAGGTTGGCGACGCTGGCTGGCGGTGCTGGTGGGGTTCGTTGGCGTACTGGTGGTGGTGCGCCCCGGCCCTGAGACCTTTCAGGCTGCTTCGCTGTTTCCGCTAGCCACGGCGCTGTTCTACGCGCTGTTGATGATCAGTTCGCGCTGGGTGGACCCGCGCGAGAGCATGTGGACGCTGATGCTGTATCTGGTTGGCGCTGGCGCCCTGCTTAGCGCATTGATCACGCCGTTCTTCTGGGTGACACCCATGGCCGAGCATATCTGGCTGTTTATCGGCATTGCGGTGTTCGGCACGGCCGGGATCACCATGATGACACAGGCGTTCCGCTTTGCGCCAGCGGCGGTGGTTGCGCCGTTCGACTATACATCCCTGCTCTGGGCAACCTTGCTGGGCTGGTTGATCTGGGACGAGGTTCCCGCCGAGACAGCCTATCTGGGCGCGGCGATTATCATCGGCAGCAGCCTGTTCATCATCCTGCGCGAACAGCAGGTTCGCGCCTGA
- a CDS encoding phosphotransferase enzyme family protein, translating into MPLTSQDIEPALQLWPALSGARTELVNYSENHTFKIDTLDNRCFSLRIHRTGYQSVQSIESELAWLQALRRDTDLPVPEPVPSSAGKLLENFTGRDGTQRMAVLFRHIPGIEPTPESNLGELFGTLGTYAATLHQHVTQWDRPASFERQSWRAGSILDVEGTWGDWRAAPGINASNRAVLDSLDAALWQRLGDYGIGADRYGLIHADMRLGNVLVDGDHVALIDFDDCGFCWFTYDFAAAISFHETNPAIPALKAAWLERYQAVRPLSAEDIASIDSMIMLRRMALLAWIGSHAETKLAQLHMPGFADGTAELAERYLRGAIWPQ; encoded by the coding sequence ATGCCTTTGACATCCCAGGATATTGAACCAGCGCTGCAGCTTTGGCCGGCCCTGAGCGGGGCGCGCACCGAGCTGGTCAATTACTCGGAAAACCACACCTTCAAGATCGACACGCTCGACAATCGCTGCTTCAGCCTGCGCATTCATCGCACCGGCTACCAGTCGGTGCAGTCGATCGAAAGCGAGCTGGCCTGGCTTCAGGCGTTGCGTCGGGATACCGATCTTCCCGTGCCCGAACCGGTTCCCAGCTCGGCTGGCAAGCTGCTGGAAAACTTTACTGGCCGCGACGGGACACAGCGCATGGCTGTGCTGTTCCGCCATATTCCCGGCATTGAGCCAACACCCGAGAGTAATCTTGGCGAATTGTTTGGTACGCTAGGAACTTATGCGGCGACCTTACATCAACACGTGACCCAGTGGGACCGCCCGGCCAGCTTTGAGCGCCAGAGTTGGCGAGCGGGCTCAATTCTCGATGTCGAAGGCACCTGGGGTGACTGGCGGGCCGCGCCCGGCATCAATGCCAGCAATCGCGCCGTACTGGACAGTCTGGACGCCGCGCTCTGGCAGCGTCTGGGCGATTATGGCATTGGTGCCGATCGTTACGGGTTGATCCATGCCGATATGCGGCTGGGCAATGTGCTGGTGGATGGCGACCACGTCGCGCTGATCGATTTCGACGATTGCGGTTTCTGCTGGTTCACCTACGATTTTGCCGCAGCCATCTCGTTTCATGAGACCAACCCGGCCATTCCTGCCCTAAAGGCCGCCTGGCTGGAACGCTATCAGGCCGTTCGGCCACTCTCGGCCGAAGACATTGCCTCGATCGATTCCATGATCATGCTGCGGCGTATGGCGCTGCTCGCATGGATCGGCTCACACGCCGAAACCAAGCTGGCTCAATTGCACATGCCCGGCTTTGCAGACGGCACCGCCGAATTGGCAGAACGTTATCTGCGCGGCGCCATCTGGCCGCAATAA
- a CDS encoding energy transducer TonB family protein, whose amino-acid sequence MRYALSGSALVHVGIFGVALIGFTWPQPDDAPAPGAVTIDIVTMATVSTNQNATIESTASKNLVSSGTQAVQSAAIEPIPTQSLQPNQPEQPAPQPQATEPLPPVTPVPAATVLATASALIETLDVVPLVSSAMASEPVTPALMPVSATLEPVSTADLNAAPVPHTLSFERPSEPTQRPRQQPKPQAVAARSAGNGGSNNADTAAGKTSAGQQGGTGGGGSADIAPWERQVRRALANAQRYPRSAKGATGDVMVRFNVSASGALSSLRITASSGNAALDQAALDAVTRAAPFPPLPQGLGVSHQTVQIPLAFRRN is encoded by the coding sequence ATGCGCTATGCCCTGTCTGGCTCAGCGCTGGTGCATGTCGGTATTTTCGGCGTCGCGCTGATCGGCTTTACCTGGCCACAACCCGATGACGCGCCAGCCCCCGGTGCGGTCACCATCGATATCGTGACCATGGCGACGGTCTCGACCAATCAAAACGCCACCATCGAGAGCACGGCCAGCAAGAATCTGGTGTCCTCGGGCACCCAGGCGGTGCAGAGCGCCGCTATCGAGCCCATTCCAACTCAAAGCCTGCAGCCGAACCAGCCGGAGCAGCCGGCTCCACAGCCCCAGGCCACCGAACCATTGCCCCCGGTCACCCCTGTCCCCGCCGCGACCGTTCTGGCCACGGCTTCAGCCTTGATCGAAACCCTCGACGTGGTCCCCTTGGTGTCCAGTGCGATGGCCAGCGAGCCGGTCACGCCTGCGCTCATGCCGGTGAGCGCAACGCTTGAGCCGGTCTCAACGGCTGACCTCAATGCCGCGCCCGTGCCCCACACGCTCAGCTTTGAGCGGCCGTCCGAACCCACACAGCGCCCCCGCCAACAGCCCAAACCACAGGCCGTGGCGGCCCGGAGCGCGGGCAATGGTGGCTCCAACAATGCCGATACCGCCGCGGGTAAGACCAGCGCCGGTCAGCAAGGTGGCACAGGCGGCGGTGGCAGCGCCGATATCGCCCCCTGGGAGCGTCAGGTCCGGCGGGCTCTGGCCAATGCCCAGCGCTATCCACGCAGCGCCAAGGGTGCCACCGGTGATGTCATGGTCCGCTTCAATGTCTCTGCTTCCGGTGCGCTCTCATCACTGCGCATCACCGCTTCCTCGGGCAATGCGGCGCTCGATCAGGCCGCGCTCGACGCAGTGACCCGCGCTGCGCCGTTCCCACCGCTGCCGCAGGGGCTCGGCGTCTCTCACCAGACGGTGCAGATACCCCTCGCTTTCAGGCGCAACTAG